aaaaattaattaatatttatcgtaTGAAAAAAAAGGCAATAGAGGACCTACTATCGAGGAACCGGATTTGATGCAGGGAGTGAATTGTAATTGACCATATAGTTTTCAGTTTTCACTTTACAGTGAATgttgttaattgttttttaacatAGGGTATATCCAAGTCCAGAATCATGAACTAATTTCTTGAAATACTAAAAAACACTATTGAAACATGTAAGATCTAAGGATTCTAACCTACAACTATAAttgtccttttttattttgttcagcTTTGTTCAAGAAAATTTAAGTCAAAAAGGGCTAGATTCTGGAtactagaagaagaaaaatacatcctaagaaaaataagagatattGTAAGTTGCATCGTAACTGAGATCAAGGAATGCCAATGTTTCACATGAAGGTGTCGTCAATTCCTGTCTTCATTACTTTTTTAGATTAGTCCAATTTGCAATTCTGCtatagttaaaacttaaaagcaatATTAGCATTCTGCATTTAGGGGCTGTAAAGTACATTAAtacatcaacatttttttattggtttgagaaaatcaatatattttcaatttaattagaaGCTCATATCCAAATTTATTATGGGAGCCCTATTTCCTCAAgggcaacaaataatcaaagacAAATGAGATGAAGATACTAATTTCCAAACAGAACAGCATGCAGTATTTCATTCCAAGCATCAGGAACACCAGCCAGACACCAATGACTACAGTCATCAAAAGAAGTGCCACGCCCTGCGTAGATAGAGGGGTGACCATCCCTCCTCAGTTGTGTGAGCAAAGTGATGTCTAGCAATTGTACAGGCTTTGTCATGTTACTTATAACACTCTTCACAATGTACACACCAGGATATGGTGGCATTGGTCCTTCATCTGGTTGACTTTGCCTTAGGCACCCTTTTTTACTGGATTGttcaattgaaagaaaaaaacagtGAGTCCTTGACAACAATTTTATAATAGTAACTAATTACTAATCatcatatatattaacataTGGAGCAATCCatccttaaaaatataaaataaaataatatgagacatttgtctttttttttttttatttttataatgatcCCACTAAAATTTAGACATATGATCTTATGCATAcaacttcaaaattcaaataactaAGCCGATCCTAGTGATTATATGGAGCATTTGTCTTGTTATTTCAATGTCTCAAAATGTCTTGTAATCTCCGCACCCAACCCAAGTTCAAGAAAAAACTTTTAAGCATAAACATAGAAGACTGGGATGGAATTTCAATAATGAAGCTTCTGTATTAACCACTAAAATCTCAACAAGTGAGGTATGGCACACTATAGTGATACTACTCAACATGCTTGCCATAtaacctaattttattttaataagccGGCAAAAATATTTCACAGTATGTAAAAGCACTTAAAAACCAAATTAGATGTCACGTGaaaggaagaggaaaaaaaatactatagttAGCTCCCATTTTGTAACCCACCCACACAGACTACAAAGTTAAATACTGATATCTAAATATTCATGACAATAGCACCaacaatgaataaataataagtatataaatatacatggATCGCACATGCAATTATTGTAACTCTTCATGCGAAATTCAAGCTTTAGCCTTTTCTTAAGTTAGAGAAATGTACTTTAGATGGTAAAgtgtaataataattattaattagaaattagaaaattaaaaattaaaatgataattgatTTTAGATTTTGTCATAAATGTATTTGAGCCATTAATTTTGTAATCAACCATTAACTAGGGAATTCGATTTTATATCACTAATTAGGGAATCAACGAttgagattttaattttataccattaatttatttatttatttttattttatgccaTTCATTTTCTAAACAACCATTAATTAAGAAATCGATAGTTAgatatgtaattaattttcattttattatatatgtatttgattttatcACAATTTTCAATCATTGATTTTCTAATTAACAACGATAGATGTACTTTATTCACCTTCCTCACTTTAAATAAGACAAATCCGAAATTCAATTGGAGAGAAACCAAAATCAGGCATAAAACTTACTCAACATGGGAAGCGGCGATTCCCTGAAACAAGACTTTAGTCTTTGAAGGATCAATGTTAGAATCAACCCATTTAGCCCAAGTAGTCAGCCCAATCTTGAAAGCTTCCATGTGATCCATGTTCTTTATTAATTCATTCCCCACTTGAAAGTAATCCCACCtacaataaaacattaaaatgaaaCCATTAGCCACATGGCTACCTCCTctcaaaaacaccaaaaaagtagttaaaaattTCAGAAAGCTTCATTACCCTTGAGACTGTCCAGTGTGAGTCCACCAATGGTAGgtgttgaaaatcaaaacatccACATTTTTCCACTGGTCCCCAGAACTAATGCTGTCCAATTTCAAaatccttcctttttctttgtcaTGAACCAAATCAACTAGGAACCCATTTTTCAACCACATGATTGAAGTTCTATATTCCtacaacccaaaaaaaaaaattgaactaaattATTAAGCCAATAATAAACTACAAAGGTTCAAAACTTTCTTGAAATGAAAATGTAAACTGAAAAGAATTACTACCGGAATTGAGAACACCGAAAGTTCCTGTATTTGACTTGTAAAGGTGTAATTTGAGTTTGGGACTGCAATGTGGAGCAAACAAGTGAGTGACTGCCACATGTTGTTACTAATGGAGTCCCCCACAAACATTATCTTTTTTCCTGTGCTTTTCTCCAAGAACTTCGTACCATCAAACCTGTTAAccaatataatacaataaataatacCGTTTGgagagggaagaaaaaaaaaagtcaaatttgAACTTCAAGATGCCATCTTGCAGCAagtcagaaaaaaaaagtttaaacaaatatGGTAAATTTCCATGTGATTAGACATTACAAAGATACGAGAccacatatgttttttttttcctgaaaaacAATCTTACTTGAACTAACATAAGATTTAAACTCAAGACTATaggttaaacaaaaataaacttgTGTCAATTAATCTACAGCAACAAGAATAAACATTACCTTGGAAGGTCACAACCAGAGGGCATCCATTTATACTTGAGGTACTCCTTATCAGGCCTGCCATTTTTTAAGCAATCAAATCCAATGAAGGGGCAGTCCCGTGAGGCATCATAGAGAGGGTGGAAGGAGGCTTCATCAATGACCCATTTTCCCTGAGAAAAATCACATCCTTGTGGAGAATGAGATGCCACTGCCCATAAAAAAACAGAGGCTTGTATCAGAGGCCTCAACCACAATGTGAACATCATATTTGAAAATTGCACTGAGACCTCAGGGACCGCATGAAAAACAATGTTTgcgtttgtatttttatatgtgTAACAAAAATGTGGTTGGTCTCATAGGCTTGTCTAGCTGTAgctttattgaaaataatattggcAGAAATTGTTTTCATAAATAGTTGCTGCATCAAATAAAAGTTAACCCGCAGCCTTAATTAGATCATGTGATCTGATTTAATTTCTCCCTAGGGAAAAGATTGCGTcatattaagtgaaatggggaattattttcatatatgagGTAcacaagttattttaattaattttttattttttattagttaaaaaatttatttaattatttgataaataatttttttaactaatttttattatttttttaataatttttattattttttgaatttttatttgaagtaatattttaaaaaaatattacttttagcttttatattttatttatttattatctttaaaatatttatttaattttttattatcttttttaaatatattatttatatcattttttaacagttaatttgattgaatacttatttaataaggtaatttaaaattttctaactACTAGTTTCCAGTTAGTTTATCAAgctaaaatgaaaagttattttcattaattaatcaaGACATTAACTGTTAAACTATCTACGAAATATAAATGCATATCACATATgtaataaatcattaaataatgatattttaattaataattgtgatttatattttattattgagtACACATTTATTTAGATGTgccaaatttatataattacagTAGAATATATGGTTACATGCTCAAAATTGTATGTGCAGATacgagaatgaaaaagaaaatagttcataaaattatatataaataattaagatttaagTCTCAAGAttacttaaattaataatatattgtataatatatatatattacgtaCTCTGTTGTTCGATTGCAAAGACAATATTGCTCAGGCACACCTTTAATGATGAATCTTCCCTTCAACCTTGCCGGATATATCATATAGTCTTAAAATTAGCAATCAACTATCAATAATCaatactatattataaaataaatagttattaaGTAGATGTCAGTTGGTGTAGCTAGAGAATCTAGTTTAATTTATTGAGTAGTATATTTGAGTTgttgtaaattatttaatatttaaattttatttttttgagtgcATGTGTTTGTTTTATGGATTAGAAGTTAATTATGAATAATGTATGTTTGTCACgagatttgaaaaattattcttGAATATTGTTAACTCGCAGAAAAGTTGTAATTTTCATTTATGTCATATTATTctcttacatttttattttcatgaagaGGATGAAAGAGTGATATCGTCGGGaaagttattttctaaaatattagaccttttatttttttatttaaattattattaatttaaaaaatcccaaaaaattaaaatgtaacaaaagaatagaaaaaattaatacgAAATGTCCACCACGTCATTTGAGATCTTACGTTCTTAAACTCTTTTAAATATACCAAAGAATAACAATAACATTCTTAATCGTCGTAATAGTGCTGAAAATATGATTCCAAGGAATATAACTGGTACATTAAAACAAACACTCTCTCAGAAGTCGTGTAAAACACGACTTACCCACACCtgataataaattcaaaatctatctattttggtaattttaaaaaaattacccatGAATGGTAAAAAATCAGATAACGTAAATTACTCATTAACATTAACAAAAACGGTGCAAGAACTCCTAACCGCATAATgttttctgtcaaaaaaaaaaaaaaactcgcataatgtttaatttttttctcactttaattaacaattatacaattatttttaaatgaacaccagataatcattcaaaaaatttaaaaaaaaaaaacacttcaataGAATTCTCACATTcagattgaatttgaatttgtaggCTATTAATTTGGGAttgttgcttcctgcacctttTTCTTTGACTTTCGGAATGAAAAATTtagaatgtaaaattatattttagaatgcatcctttttttcttttccttctaaaATGACCAAtccataagaagaaaaaaacattttggaTAAGATGCAGAAAACAACTAGGAGCTACAAAAAGCAACAACCTAAATTTAGTGTTAGCTGGTTAAGACTCATGCACACAACAACTAGGCCTTTTCTTCCTGCACCATATAGGTTTCTTCTACACCaacttttttttgaattttccaAAATTGTCTCTTGCTAATAAACATGTCAATCCATATGAATCATATGTAAATCCATATGAATCATATGTATTGCCAATCTATAtgaccaattttttaaaaaaaaataaaaaaaattatatttttaaaaaatatttttaatgtttttttaaataaatttagttatagttgtttataatatttgtgtaaatattattacattaattagattattgtttttgttcttattacaattaattttgatctaatattatatttttttcatatataaattttaaataaaaatcataggtttaataaaaaaattatatatgtaaaaaagttaattattagatcaaaattaattgtcataaaaattattatgtaaacttatatatacattaaaaattttaatattatatataatgacattaattattttataacataattgacctaTTAGTTCAGTTTGTTAGAGTATCGTGCTAAAAGTTACAAGTTCAAGTCCTGTGTGGGTCATTAATTCGTAAAAATCATAATCCGCATGGGTCTACAATCCATATGTCCATACAGATTGATAATCTGTAAGACTATTACAGATTCACATTTTGTATGCATGAGTCCTATGGAAGGGTGTTTTTGAAATTTCTCGCTCACTTGTtggtgtaaaagaaaaaaatggttgATCAAGAAGAAAGTCCCCAACAACTAATACCCAAGGCATCAATTCGTGGGCTTTGTCAATGGCACCCTAGTTGTTGCTAAGATATCCCCttcttcaatttatttataaaaatacctttttgttcatcttaaaacaaaacaagaatgtGTTTCCATTTTATATTGGAAATGTACATTTCCAATGCAAATATATCTCAATTCAAAATGGAAACTAGTGTCTATTTCATGTTGGAAATGGATACAAAAGGGGAATCAATGAAGGTTAATTGAGAATTAAGAATTCAAATTAGAATAAaagcaaataattaaaattgagagaaattaaatatCAAGAAAAATTCTATGATTAAGGGTTCATATAATGATTTTCTATTAGACAAATTAATTTCCTTACTAAAGCATAAATTTTCTATTGGATTAATAATAAGAAAGCTTCTATGATTTTCTATGATTGAAGGTTCACATAAGaagttatatttatatataatttttgtaaaaatatataacaaatagAAATGAGatgaaactaaaaaagaaaaacataaaataaaataattaatgtactacaaaataagagaaaataattttataaaaactattgTCTGAATTTGtggtataaataaataactcaaAATCTAATAGCTATGTAGTAATCATAActcttcatattttaaaattctattctGGACAGGTATGCTAAAGTAATTTACTTCACGAACTTAGATGGATCTAATGATTGCAAGAAGAATGAGGATAAATTATTGGGTATATAGCTTGATGAATTGATCCATACATGTATTGATGTAAATGTACCTTGTATTTGATATTTGAATCTCACCGACAAAAGGAGCTAAACTAGTTTTGTCAGTTTTAAATTTCGATTGGGGCACCGCAACAACCAACATATATACATGCAAATGTCTTCCAGTGGTTGACACTAAAAAGAATCTTAGATTGATGATATAGGACTTACGTAAGAAGCTCTACCTCCTACAAACAAACAACTCATCAGATTTTAGatctattcaaattaaaaacaagaaaataatttgCGGGTTATCTTAGAAATTAGGTGACTAGGTTGACATTCGTTCTGGTCCCAgttataacaaatatttaaaactcaagaatttcataattacatgcACTTTTGTTATGAAGGTTATCTTGACTTACCCTCATCACGCCCAAGGCAAAAGGCAAAACCCGCCATAGAGGACATAAAGATCAGTAAACCCGACCCAACATCATGCTTAAACATATGATCaaatatcttatatattatGCGAAACGTAATCAATCTAACGAACTTTTCTATCGAATACGTCTATATATACTTAAACTCTCCTCAGGTATAGATAATTTTACTCATTTCTCACTATTTCTCTAAAACACTTTCTGACTTGAATGTTAGGGTCTGATCTGTAAGTACCACAAACCAAAGCCATTTGAGATCCACCATGACTTCCACTATGCCGCTGACTGGAATCCCATCTCTCAGGCTCACATCACAAgagttgaaaaagaaattagGGTGGTGTCAAAGGTGTGATAATGCATGGGTATATAACTGGCATGCATAACACTTAACAACAAAATTTTTGGATTGGGTTGATTGCTAGAAAGTAGAAACTCTATAAGGTGTCATTTGCTAGTGAGTGAATTTGATTACCAACTAATTATTATATAGATTTTTGTCTATCAATAAATGTTATCCgttattataacaaaaaaaatcctaatctaatcCATTGAAGGGAACTGTTTGTCTTCCTTTTTAAGTGAGTACTTGTCTTCCATTCTTTTTAATCACAATATTGTTAAGATATTTCAGGTTACTTCTAtgtgatttaataaaaatatattgaaaatgtaaatattttatatatttaattatatagaaGATAGCATGTCAAGTCTGAAATTACCTCCAATAGAAGACAGCATtatctttcttttgattttttgattCAGAAGACTTTTATCAGCTGTTAGCTAGGATTGTTTATAATTAAGTACAGtcttacacatttttttatgtaacaaTATTTGTCACTCTTTGCTGTATTTATATCTTCacattagatatttttttaagcaaatcttCACATTAGATAAAGCAATAAACAATTCATTCAGTTCcgtatacttttttatttatttatgcagtgtataataaatttattaacttttataataaaattagtttaaagtcataaaaaatttTCTGATtacttaaaagtataaaaatcttTACATTTCTGATAGTGcttgacaattaattttttttctctatatttcACGTCATTTTCTGTTGGCTGTCATTTGTCATTGGGACTTTATATTGTTATGATGTTATTTTCATGCACACCCCAGCATCAATAGCGCTTTAAACAACACGCAATTTTTTTTGCTGAGACTCACCTAATGATGAACCACACCTTCTTTCCTTACAGATGTAGTAGGCTATCACTATGCCATCAAATTTTAATCgcattaaatttcttttttctaaaaaagtaaatgaaaattgTAGCAATCGGCATTCCCCACGATTTTGCCAAAAAAGTTCCCTGCTCGAATACGTTACATCCCTTGGTTCAAATTGTTGATCAAGTTAGCGATCAGCTTGGTAGGGAAACAAAAGGATGAGGttgttgaaagaaaatatagatagatagatgtaTGATGTATgacttattattaaaaaaaaattattattattcactcTAGGCCACAAGGCACATTCCAATTAATCAGGGTATATATGGTCTATTATATCCAACCcagttttcatttttctatataaatttttttataacccccaatcaaatgatgaataaaaaattagtcaTCAAATAAGGTTGTAAAGTATCTCGTTCCAAGTATCTGGAACCCCAGGAAGACACCAATGGCTGCAATCCATTCCCGCAGCTCCAGTGAGACCATAAATGGAAGGGTGGCCATCTTTTCTTAGCAGTGAGAGGGTTGTGATATCAAG
The nucleotide sequence above comes from Glycine soja cultivar W05 chromosome 11, ASM419377v2, whole genome shotgun sequence. Encoded proteins:
- the LOC114375416 gene encoding protein trichome birefringence-like 42, with product MMFTLWLRPLIQASVFLWAVASHSPQGCDFSQGKWVIDEASFHPLYDASRDCPFIGFDCLKNGRPDKEYLKYKWMPSGCDLPRFDGTKFLEKSTGKKIMFVGDSISNNMWQSLTCLLHIAVPNSNYTFTSQIQELSVFSIPEYRTSIMWLKNGFLVDLVHDKEKGRILKLDSISSGDQWKNVDVLIFNTYHWWTHTGQSQGWDYFQVGNELIKNMDHMEAFKIGLTTWAKWVDSNIDPSKTKVLFQGIAASHVDKKGCLRQSQPDEGPMPPYPGVYIVKSVISNMTKPVQLLDITLLTQLRRDGHPSIYAGRGTSFDDCSHWCLAGVPDAWNEILHAVLFGN